AAATAAAGGACTAAAATACATGGCTCGATATTGTGGCCCTAAAAATAGAATAGCAAGGCGTTTTGGAGCGAATATTTTTGGAAGAAGCCGAAACCCTCTGCTCAAAAAGCCCCATCCTCCAGGTCAGCACGGTATGCAGAGAAAGAAAAAGTCTGACTACGGTCTTCAACTTGAGGAAAAGCAAAAATTAAAAGCTTGCTACGGCATGATTTTGGAAAAGCAGCTTGTCAAGGCTTTCAAAGAAGTTATTAATAAGCAAGGCAGCGTCACAAAGATGTTCTTAGAAAGATTTGAATGTCGCCTGGATAACATGGTTTATCGCATGGGATTTGCTAAGACTATTTTTGCAGCACAGCAGTTAGTTGCTCACGGTCATGTATTAGTAAATGGGAAAAAAGTAGATAGAAGATCCTTTTTCCTGCG
This portion of the Chlamydia crocodili genome encodes:
- the rpsD gene encoding 30S ribosomal protein S4, translating into MARYCGPKNRIARRFGANIFGRSRNPLLKKPHPPGQHGMQRKKKSDYGLQLEEKQKLKACYGMILEKQLVKAFKEVINKQGSVTKMFLERFECRLDNMVYRMGFAKTIFAAQQLVAHGHVLVNGKKVDRRSFFLRPGMQVSLKEKSRKLQSVQESLENKDESSLPSYISIDKNGFKGELLMSPEQDQMEAQLPLPVDISVVCEFLSHRT